A stretch of Aphis gossypii isolate Hap1 unplaced genomic scaffold, ASM2018417v2 Contig00215, whole genome shotgun sequence DNA encodes these proteins:
- the LOC126553353 gene encoding uncharacterized protein LOC126553353 — MSKRNFQRYLEAENKSANTTCIKNPVLPNEVSINKCFDNLPAPSSLIRESQKHWYNLFEKLIDLINFLASHNLSFRGHRESIKLDDSNNSGNFIDLLKLLSKHDHSLQHHFQLINEKQLAQHYLSHDIQNELIKLMSKKVIEEIISKVKLVKYYAFMLDCTRDISRVEQMSIILRFCNTSTDDIEEHFIGFIAVDSTTGEYLTNIILHELKSNGLDQRFPTRGTRTTSGTWKARRCFRIEVVRVLIEKVSGGTR; from the exons ATGTCCAAGAGGAACTTTCAACGTTATTTAGAAGCTGAAAATAAATCAGCCAATACAACTTGTATAAAGAATCCAGTATTACCAAATGAAGTGAGCATCAATAAGTGTTTCGACAATTTACCTGCTCCGTCATCATTA attcGTGAATCACAAAAGCATTGGTacaatttgtttgaaaaattaattgatttaataaatttcttaGCCTCACATAATCTGTCATTTAGAGGTCATCGAGAATCAATTAAGTTAGATGATAGCAATAACTCTGGAAACttcattgatttattaaaattattgtccaAACATGATCATTCATTACAGCACCATTTTCaactaattaatgaaaaacaacTGGCACAACATTATTTGAGTCATGATAtccaaaatgaattaattaaacttatgtctaaaaaagtaattgaaGAGATTATTAGTAAAGTAAAATTAGTGAAATATTATGCCTTCATGCTCGACTGCACTAGAGACATAAGTCGCGTTGAACAGATGtccattattttaagattttgtaATACGTCAACCGATGATATAGAAGAACATTTTATTGGGTTTATTGCTGTTGATTCCACAACAGGGgaatatttaacaaacattattCTACATGAGCTAAAAAGTAATGGTTTAGATCAGAGGTTCCCAACCCGTGGTACGCGTACCACTAGTGGTACGTGGAAAGCTCGTAGGTG ttttagaatTGAAGTGGTACGCGTATTGATTGAAAAAGTGTCTGGTGGTACTCGATGA